CGTGAGCGACTTCGACGAGATGGTGGAGGCGACCGAAGGCCGTGAAGGCACTCTGATGGTCGGCCAGACCGTGCGCTTCCAACCGGTGATCACCGAGTTGCAACAGGCTCTTGCACGCGGCGACATCGGCGACCCGAAGCTGCTGCACGTCAGCTGGTACACCGGGCATGTCTGGCCGAACGGCTGGCGGGGATGGCAGCTCGACCTGTCACGGTCGGGTGGGCACCCCGTGCACAACGGCACACACAGCATCGATCTCGCCGTCTGGCTGACCGGTTCGCGGCCCGTCGAGGTGTTCGCGCGCAACTTTCCCACCTTCGCAGCGGAGATGCCCATGCCCGACAGCTTCCAGGTGCAGGTGCGGTTCGAGAACGGAGCGCTCGCAACGCTCGAGCTCTGCTACGCCCTGCGCCAGCCGGGAGAGTTCCTGCGGCGAATCGTGCTCGTCGGCACTGAAGGCACGCTGGCGCACAGCACCGACGACGATCCGGGGCTGTCGTCGCCCGGTCATCCGGTCGCCCCACCCTCGATCGAGAACGCCCTGAACCTGCAGCTTGCACACTGGGTGCGGGCGGCGCAGGGCCTCGAACCCTTCATCGTCACGACGACGGAGGCGCGCGTGGCGCTGGCGACCGCGGTCGCAGCGCAGCGGTCCCTCGAGTCCGGCCAGCCCGTGCGGGTCGACCATGGCGAACCGGGCAACCGAGTGACGGGAGTCGCGGCATGAGCGCTCCGCTCAGAGTGAGTTTCGCCTCAGGCGTGCGGCATGCGCTGCCCTACCTCCAGCTGCTCGGCCGTGACCCGCGCGTCGAGATCGTCGGGGTGGCAGAGCACGACGACTGCCCCGACTGGATGATCGCCGACAGCCGCCGCGCGGCAGCAGATGCAGGCGTACCGTGGCTCGGCGACATCGCGCGGGCCCTCGATTCCCAGGCCGTCGACCTTGTCGTGGTCTGCAGCGAACCGACCCGGCACGCCCGGCTGGCCATCGACGCCCTCGAGCGCGGCATAGACGTGCTCATCGACAAGCCGGTAGCGGCGACCCTGGCCGACGCGGATGCCGTCGCAGCGGCCGCCCACCGCTCCGGCCGGATCTGCACCGTCGTGAACCGCACCCACGCCCCGGGGCTTCGCCGGGCCCGTGCCTGGGTCGACGCCGGGCACCTCGGCCTGCCGCGGCACATCGACGTCGAGTTCCTCGCGAGCGGCGCCCACTTCGCCACGTCGGTCGAGCGCCCCGAGCTGGTCGTCGACCCCGCCCTCAGCGGTGGCGGCGAGCTGCTGAACTTTCTGGGCTACTGCGTCGACAGCATCCGGTACCTGACCGGCCTCGAGACGGTGAGCGTCTACGCGATGGCCGGCTCGCTGTTCGACAATGGGCACGCTCGCTTCGGTGTCGAAGACACGGCGGTCGTCTCGCTGGGGCTCGAACACGGAGTGACAGCAACCGTGACCGTCGGTCGCGTTCCCTTCGCTCCCGGGCTCGGGCCGACAAGCACGAGCATCCGGCTCCTCGGATCTCACGGGCACGCGAGCATCGACGATGACCGGCCGGCCGTCACGCGCTTCGGCCATGAACCGTCGGTCAGCTCCCACGCCCTCGGCGGAGGCGGATCGGAGGCCGCACTGGCCGGGTTCTTCACCCACCTCGTCGATGCACTGGCGGCCGGGCGGGCGCCGGACTACGGCATTGCGGATGCCCGCGCCTCCGTCTCGGTGATCGACGCCGCCTACCGGGCCATCGCTTCGGGTGCCGTCACGGTGCCGCGATGATCGTCGGCGCCTATGCGGCCTCGCCGCCCGACCTCGCCGCGGCACCGGAGCTCGAAGAGCAGTGGTACCGCCGTCTGCGCCGGGCGCCGGGTATCACCGGGCTGGAGCTGCCCTTCACCACAACGCTTCACCCGGAGGGCATGGCGAGGCTCGCGCACCTGCTCGACCAAGCCTGGCGAAACGTCGTGACCTGTGTTCCGGGAACCGGTCGCATCCTCCTCACCGATCCGTTCTACGGTCTGGCTTCGGACGACCCGGCAGGCCGCCGACGCGCACTCGACGATCTGCGAACGGTGCACGCCGAGGTCACGGAGCTGTCCGACGTGCTCGGGGCGGGATGCGTGCAGGCGATCCAGGTGCAGTCGGCACCGAACCGCACCGTCGCCTCGTCGTCGGCCGCTGCCTTCGCCGCATCGCTGGCCGAACTCCAGGCGCTCGACTGGCAGGGAGCCGCCCTGATGGTGGAGCACTGCGACGCGTTCCTGCCGGATGCCGCGTGGGCTGCCCAGAAGGGTTTTCTCACGCTGGAGGAGGAGATCAGTGCGGTTCAGGATGCCCGGGCGAGCGTCACGCGCCTCGGCCACACCATCAACTGGGCACGATCGGTCATCGAGACCCGCGATCCCCTGGAGGCGAACCGCCATTCGGCACTGCTCCGCGAGACGGGTGCACTCACCGCACTGATGTTCTCGGGGGTCTCTCCCGACAAGACGGGCTACGGCGAGGCCTGGCTGGATGCGCACCTGCCCCCCGCTCCGGAACTCCCCTCTGCGGGGCTTCCGGAAGCAGACGGCGCCGAACCGGCGTCACTGCTCACGACCGAGGCGATGGGTGCAGCCCTGGCCACCGCGGGCCCGCTGCTCTACGCCGGGGTGAAGGTGGGTGCTAAGCCGGGAGCGACATCCGTCGACCAGCGCCTCCAGCCCACCCTTCTGACGCTCGGCGCGCTCGCTGCCCTCACGAGCTGAGCCCGGCCGCCTGGGCGACAGGATGATGCGTCAGAGCTGCTGCGTCAGAGCTGCTGCCAGGCGGGGCGGTTCGCGAAGACGTACCGGTAGTAGTCGGCACGTTCGAGCTGGGCGGCCGCGGCCTCGTCGACGATCACCGTCACGCGGGGGTGCAGCTGGATGGCGGAGGCCGGCACAGATGCCGTCACCGGCCCTTCGACCGCCGCGGCGAGCGCGCTCGCTTTGGCCTCGCCGAACGCCAGGAGAATGAGGTGCCGTGCACGCAGGATGGTGCCGATCCCCTGGGTGACGCAGTGCATCGGCACGTCGTCGATCGAGTCGAAGAACCGTGCGTTGTCCGCGCGCGTCTCCGGTGTCAGCGTTTTGACGCGCGTCGGTGAGGCGAGCGACGACCCCGGCTCGTTGAACCCGATGTGACCATCGGTGCCGATGCCGAGAATCTGCACGTCGACGCCGCCCGCCAGAGCGATCGCGGCTTCGTAGTCGGAGCCGGCGTGCGCCAGCTCCTCCGGGTCGCCGTTCGGCACATGCACCCGCGTCGGGTCGAGCCCGAGCGGCCCGACCACTTCGCGTTCGATGACCTGCCGGTAGCTCTCGGCATGCCCGGGCGGCAGCCCGACGTACTCGTCGAGGGCGAACGCAGTGACTCCTCTGAAGTCGAGCCCCAGGGTCGCCAACGCCCGGTAGAGCGGAAGGGGGGTGGAGCCGGTCGCCACTCCCAGCACGGCGGCAGGATCATCCTGCACCAACCGACCGATGATGCCAGCAGCCAGAGCGCCGGCCTCCTCCGCATCGGCGGCGATCACAACTTCAGACACAACGACTCCTTCTCTTCAGACCAACACGCTTCTCAGACCGACCACGCGACCAGCACACAGGACCTACCTCAGCGCCACGCGCGCACCGATCACCCGTGCGGTCGACGTCGAAACGCTGGTGACCGTCCAGGTGGAATCTGGAACGAAGTAGCCCTGAGCGACCTCGGCGGCCGTCACCGTGTGTTTCGGTGTCGAGCACGTGTAGCCGGCCCCGGCAGCGAGGTTGGTGTATCGGCAGTTGCCCGTGCCCGGGGGAACGAGCGGTGAGACGTTTCCCGACGTCGGGGCAACGGTGACGGTTGTCGAGAAGGTGTTGGTGACCGCGAAGGCGTACGAGACCAGCTCGCCCGCCACATAGGGCTGGGTGGTGACGTTCCGTCCCGCATCATTCCGGGAACCCGTGATGTGCACCCCATCGATCGACGTTGTGGCCGTCGCAGCCGAGGGGCAGCTGTAGTCGAGCCACGCGTCGCTGAACCGGGCGAACTGGATGCCCGTGGTGTAGCTCGACTCGTAGAGAACCCCGAGCTGCCCGTTGCCCAGCCTGGTCGCCGTCGAATAGGCCGAGAACCCGGGAGCGATCGGACGTACCGACGACCAGGTCGCACCGTCGTCACAGGAGACGCGGGCGGACACGTTCTGCCGGGAGCTGGTGCTGTCCGCATTGGTGAACAGCAGCTTGGCCGCGTCCGCAGAACCCAGCGCCGCGTCGGGGAACAACCGCGTGATGGACGCATTGTTGGCGGGATCGGGCAGATCCGTGTCGACGGTCACTGCACCCCAGGTCTGACCGCCATCGGTCGAGGTCGCGACCTTGCGACTGCCGCCCGTACTGGTGCGCGAGTTCAAGAGCAGCGAACCGTTCGACAGCTCGACGACCTTGTTCTCATCCATTCCCGTGCCGACGAAGGCGCCACGAGTCCAGGTCACCCCGTGGTCGTCGGAATAGACCGAGTAGGCCTGGACAGCCGTGGAACCGTCCGCCTGGAGCACGGTTCCGGCGAACTGCTGCACGAGCCGGCCCGCGTGCGCGCCGTACTTCAACTGGATGCCCTCTCCCGACGAGGCGAACATTCCCTTGACGGCACCCGGCTGGGGACTGCTGCTGCTGCTGGTTCCGGGCTTCACGACCGTCGTGATCAGTCGGGGGGCACCCCACGTCAGGCCCAGGTCCGTCGACTCCGACACCTGCGCGCTGATGATGCTGCGGTTCGCGTCGTCGTTGCCGTACCCGCTTCCTGCAAAGCCCTGGTCTTTCGAGTAGACCGAGAACACGAAGAGCTTCGCGGCCACGGAGTCCCAGACGAAGCTCGGGTCGCTGTACCCGGTCTTGGCGGCGCCATTGCCGGCGGTATCGGGGTTGCCGGCACGAACGACGGTCTGCGCAGCCCACGTTGCACCGTTGTCGGTGCTGCGCCGCATCACGATCGAGTTCGGGTTCGGCGAGTCGGCCGCACTGGTGGGCCGCCCGTCCCACGCCGCTACGACGACGTTGTTGCCCAGGGAGGCGAGCGCTGGAATGCGATACGCGGCGAAGGTGCCGGTGAGCGTCGAGCCGAGGTTCTGTTGGGCGAAGGTACCCGGCGGATCGGTCGGTGTCGCCTGGGCGGCGCCGGCGCCGGAGAGCGCCAGACCGCCGACGACGGCGATTCCCACGAGTGATGACAACCAGCGGCGATGCGACATTGCAAGCTCCCTCGAA
Above is a genomic segment from Subtercola boreus containing:
- a CDS encoding Gfo/Idh/MocA family protein; this translates as MTFRVAVVGTGAFAREHVLALQGIPGVTITHVAGSDLGRASALAALAGGAAATTDIHTAVSGDDVDAVDVVNATPDHHRWTVAAGEAGKHVHVDKPAALTVSDFDEMVEATEGREGTLMVGQTVRFQPVITELQQALARGDIGDPKLLHVSWYTGHVWPNGWRGWQLDLSRSGGHPVHNGTHSIDLAVWLTGSRPVEVFARNFPTFAAEMPMPDSFQVQVRFENGALATLELCYALRQPGEFLRRIVLVGTEGTLAHSTDDDPGLSSPGHPVAPPSIENALNLQLAHWVRAAQGLEPFIVTTTEARVALATAVAAQRSLESGQPVRVDHGEPGNRVTGVAA
- a CDS encoding glucosamine-6-phosphate deaminase, giving the protein MSEVVIAADAEEAGALAAGIIGRLVQDDPAAVLGVATGSTPLPLYRALATLGLDFRGVTAFALDEYVGLPPGHAESYRQVIEREVVGPLGLDPTRVHVPNGDPEELAHAGSDYEAAIALAGGVDVQILGIGTDGHIGFNEPGSSLASPTRVKTLTPETRADNARFFDSIDDVPMHCVTQGIGTILRARHLILLAFGEAKASALAAAVEGPVTASVPASAIQLHPRVTVIVDEAAAAQLERADYYRYVFANRPAWQQL
- a CDS encoding Gfo/Idh/MocA family protein, whose amino-acid sequence is MSAPLRVSFASGVRHALPYLQLLGRDPRVEIVGVAEHDDCPDWMIADSRRAAADAGVPWLGDIARALDSQAVDLVVVCSEPTRHARLAIDALERGIDVLIDKPVAATLADADAVAAAAHRSGRICTVVNRTHAPGLRRARAWVDAGHLGLPRHIDVEFLASGAHFATSVERPELVVDPALSGGGELLNFLGYCVDSIRYLTGLETVSVYAMAGSLFDNGHARFGVEDTAVVSLGLEHGVTATVTVGRVPFAPGLGPTSTSIRLLGSHGHASIDDDRPAVTRFGHEPSVSSHALGGGGSEAALAGFFTHLVDALAAGRAPDYGIADARASVSVIDAAYRAIASGAVTVPR
- a CDS encoding sialidase family protein, which codes for MSHRRWLSSLVGIAVVGGLALSGAGAAQATPTDPPGTFAQQNLGSTLTGTFAAYRIPALASLGNNVVVAAWDGRPTSAADSPNPNSIVMRRSTDNGATWAAQTVVRAGNPDTAGNGAAKTGYSDPSFVWDSVAAKLFVFSVYSKDQGFAGSGYGNDDANRSIISAQVSESTDLGLTWGAPRLITTVVKPGTSSSSSPQPGAVKGMFASSGEGIQLKYGAHAGRLVQQFAGTVLQADGSTAVQAYSVYSDDHGVTWTRGAFVGTGMDENKVVELSNGSLLLNSRTSTGGSRKVATSTDGGQTWGAVTVDTDLPDPANNASITRLFPDAALGSADAAKLLFTNADSTSSRQNVSARVSCDDGATWSSVRPIAPGFSAYSTATRLGNGQLGVLYESSYTTGIQFARFSDAWLDYSCPSAATATTSIDGVHITGSRNDAGRNVTTQPYVAGELVSYAFAVTNTFSTTVTVAPTSGNVSPLVPPGTGNCRYTNLAAGAGYTCSTPKHTVTAAEVAQGYFVPDSTWTVTSVSTSTARVIGARVALR
- a CDS encoding DUF4862 family protein codes for the protein MIVGAYAASPPDLAAAPELEEQWYRRLRRAPGITGLELPFTTTLHPEGMARLAHLLDQAWRNVVTCVPGTGRILLTDPFYGLASDDPAGRRRALDDLRTVHAEVTELSDVLGAGCVQAIQVQSAPNRTVASSSAAAFAASLAELQALDWQGAALMVEHCDAFLPDAAWAAQKGFLTLEEEISAVQDARASVTRLGHTINWARSVIETRDPLEANRHSALLRETGALTALMFSGVSPDKTGYGEAWLDAHLPPAPELPSAGLPEADGAEPASLLTTEAMGAALATAGPLLYAGVKVGAKPGATSVDQRLQPTLLTLGALAALTS